The Chitinophagales bacterium region ATATCCACCATGTGAAGGCCTGCTTTTTCCACACACTTCTTTATATTTTGCGCAGCACTGATTTGTCCTGTTATAATGTGAAAATTGGCCTCCAGACGAATGCCTGACATGCCCACAGGATCTTTAATTCCCATCTCATTGTCCACAATATATTCCTGCGGTAATACGTGAATGATACGATCCCCGGGATTTACTACAAGCCTCTTCATATCCTCGGTCAGTTTCCGAATATCTTCTTTGCAGATTTCAGTATCGAGATTGTCCCGCACCAGTATGCCCCGATGCTGAAGACTTTTTATATGCTGTCCTGCAATTCCCACATACACATTCCGGATTTCTACACCAGAACTTTCTTCGGCCTCCTTCACAGCCCGTGCAATGGCATCCACCGTTTTATCAATGTTAGCAACTACACCACGGGATACTCCCAATGATTCGGATCTTCCTAAACCAACAATTTCTATTTTTCCATAATCATTTCGCCGCGCCACAATTACACAAATTTTTGTGGTGCCTATGTCAAGTCCTACAATAAATTCAGAATTCATATTTTCAGTTTATGTTATGGAGTTGGTCTGTTAGATTTAGTGGAATCACGTTGCGCTAAGAAAGTACCGGTTTTGACAGGATCCCGTTTTTCACAAAACACTTCATTTGTATATTTTAAATTGATGGTTTTATAATCCGGCCAGCCCAGTCTGTCCATTCCCTCTTTATAAAAAATTTTAAGCTTATTAAATTTTTGCTGCAGAGAATCTGTGTCGCCAATTAAAATAGTTTGATTGCCCAGCAGCGGAATTAATTCGAATTCTTTTTGAGTGTTAACTACTATTTGTTCCGTTAGTGAAGAGAGAAAAGAATCACTTTGAACATAACATGCCAGAATGAATAGTTTTTGTTCAGTCACTGAATCGATGGTGTTATGATTTTCCGGGCCTGAAAAAATACATCCTGTTGCTACAGGCACTCTCGCTGTAAAGTTATTCGAGACCGGCATCTTCATCGAATGATCATCAATGTAATAACTCACACCCTGATTGTTGATAACACGTAATACAGGCTTGCGCTGTGTAACGTTAACATCCAGATTTCCGGAAGTATTCACAAAAAGTTCTGCATGTTTTACCCATGGGTTAGACTGAATGGTGCGTTCCAGATTTTGATAGTTCAATTGATCAAGGGAAGCTGATTCAATATTCACCCGATGATCTTTCAAAATTTGAAGGATATCATTGGGATTTACGAATAGCATGCCATCACTTTGATCCACATTTACAGTAATCGTTTTTAATTTTAAATTTTGTTGCCTAAGCAAGGCTGCACCGCTTAAAATCATCACTCCACAGCCGCAAATGATCCAGGCAACTGTAGTAAGAACTGTTCGTATTTTCGGCCAAAATTTTCTCATAAGATTCATGGCTGCTGTGCTGCTCCTTGTTGCAAATAGTTTTTGATGTCAGGAATCATCTGGTCGATATCTCCGGCACCAAGGGTAATTACCACTTCTAAATTTCTTTTTCTTAATTCATTTAGTAAATTCTGTTTCTCACAAACGATCTTACTTCCTGCAGAAATTTTATCAAGAAGCATATCTGAGCTTACCCCGTCAATTGGAAATTCTCTTGCAGCATAGATAGGTAAGAGGATCACCTCATCTGCAAGCGAAAGCGCTTCGCCAAAATCATCAGCAAAATCAAGGGTACGTGTAAATAGATGAGGCTGGAAAATACAAGTGATCTTTTCCGAGGTAAAAATCTCTCTTACTGATTTCAGAATTGCTTTAATTTCTTCAGGATGGTGCGCATAATCGTCAATGAAAATGGTTTTTCCTTCCGTTATTATAAACTGAAACCGCCGAATGACACCCTGAAATGTATTCAGTGCCTGCCTGATTTCCTCAACGGGTATTTTAAGTTGTAAGGCAACTGCAATGGCAGCAATAGCATTCTCCACATTGTGCCTTCCTGCAATTGCAAGGTGAATATTTGTTATTTCGGCAGAAGCGCTTTTGAAATCGAAGATATAAGTCCCTTCTTCAATCCTGCCGTTAACGCTATAGTAATCAGCCGATCGATCTTCATTCTTTGCGGAACGCTGTACAACACCAGGTTCATTGGAATAATAAAAAATGGTTGCAGTGCTGTCCATAAATTTCAGGAAAGGCAAATTTCTTTTTGTGATAAGAAAGCCTGCGGGTTTTACCAGTGTGGCAAACTCTCCATATGCTCTTACCACTTCATCCTTCGATCCGTAGATATCCAGATGGTCAGGATCACAGGACGTGATGACAGCGATATCAGGGCATAGCTTTAAAAAAGATCTGTCAAACTCATCGGCTTCAACAACTATCGTTTTATTTTTTCCCGCCAAAAAGTTGGAGTTGTAGTTAACAGC contains the following coding sequences:
- a CDS encoding UDP-N-acetylmuramate--L-alanine ligase — protein: MDLDKIDSIYFIGIGGIGMSGLARYFHLNGKKISGYDKTPSALTDELIQEGISVHFEEDIDLIPKDANLIIYTPAITSDHEELAYYREHHYHVIKRADLLQELTKNSFTIAIAGTHGKTTTTTMIAHILKSSGYDCTAFLGGIAVNYNSNFLAGKNKTIVVEADEFDRSFLKLCPDIAVITSCDPDHLDIYGSKDEVVRAYGEFATLVKPAGFLITKRNLPFLKFMDSTATIFYYSNEPGVVQRSAKNEDRSADYYSVNGRIEEGTYIFDFKSASAEITNIHLAIAGRHNVENAIAAIAVALQLKIPVEEIRQALNTFQGVIRRFQFIITEGKTIFIDDYAHHPEEIKAILKSVREIFTSEKITCIFQPHLFTRTLDFADDFGEALSLADEVILLPIYAAREFPIDGVSSDMLLDKISAGSKIVCEKQNLLNELRKRNLEVVITLGAGDIDQMIPDIKNYLQQGAAQQP